The following proteins are encoded in a genomic region of Paenibacillus sp. FSL R7-0273:
- the tsf gene encoding translation elongation factor Ts, whose product MAVDAKSVKELRERTGAGMLDCKKALEEANGDITKAAELLREKGLSAAANKAGRIATEGTVESYIHAGGRIGVLVEINCETDFVGKTDSFKEFARDIAMQIAAASPQYVRREEVPADAVEKEKEILKAQALNEGKPEKIVEKMVEGRISKFYEEYCLLEQPFVKDPDKTISQLLNEKISTIGENISIRRFVRYELGEGLEKKVENFVDEVMAQVKQ is encoded by the coding sequence ATGGCAGTAGATGCAAAATCCGTAAAAGAACTTCGTGAAAGAACAGGCGCAGGTATGCTTGATTGCAAAAAGGCGCTTGAAGAAGCAAACGGCGATATCACCAAAGCCGCTGAACTGCTCCGCGAAAAAGGTCTTTCCGCAGCAGCTAACAAAGCTGGACGTATCGCTACTGAAGGTACTGTAGAATCTTACATCCACGCTGGCGGACGTATCGGCGTGCTGGTAGAAATCAACTGCGAAACTGACTTCGTAGGTAAAACAGATTCCTTCAAAGAATTTGCGCGTGACATCGCTATGCAGATCGCTGCAGCCAGCCCGCAGTATGTACGCCGCGAAGAAGTGCCGGCTGATGCTGTTGAGAAGGAAAAAGAAATCCTGAAGGCTCAGGCTCTGAACGAAGGCAAACCAGAGAAGATTGTTGAAAAAATGGTTGAAGGTCGCATCAGCAAGTTCTATGAAGAATATTGCCTGCTTGAGCAGCCTTTCGTTAAAGACCCTGACAAGACAATCTCTCAGCTGCTGAACGAAAAAATCAGCACTATCGGTGAAAACATCTCCATCCGTCGTTTCGTTCGTTACGAGCTGGGTGAAGGTCTTGAGAAAAAGGTTGAGAACTTCGTTGATGAAGTAATGGCGCAAGTTAAACAATAA
- the rpsB gene encoding 30S ribosomal protein S2 — protein sequence MAVISMKQLLEAGVHFGHQTRRWNPKMDRYIFTERNGIYIIDLQKTVKKVEEAYNFVKSVAADNGTILFVGTKKQAQDSVKEEAERSGMFFINQRWLGGTLTNFQTIQKRIDRLKKLEAWEEDGTFQVLPKKEVILLRKEKDRLEKFLGGIKNMKGLPSALFIIDPRKERIAVAEARKLGIPIVAIVDTNCDPDEIDYVIPGNDDAIRAVKLLTGKMADAVVEAHQGEDTTTA from the coding sequence ATGGCAGTAATCTCCATGAAACAGCTTCTCGAAGCTGGGGTACACTTCGGTCACCAGACTCGTCGCTGGAACCCTAAGATGGATCGTTATATCTTCACTGAAAGAAACGGAATTTACATTATTGACCTGCAAAAAACGGTTAAAAAGGTAGAGGAAGCTTACAACTTTGTTAAAAGTGTAGCTGCTGACAACGGCACAATCCTCTTCGTAGGAACCAAGAAGCAAGCTCAGGATTCCGTTAAGGAAGAAGCTGAGCGTTCGGGTATGTTCTTCATCAACCAGCGTTGGCTGGGTGGTACCCTGACTAACTTCCAGACTATTCAGAAGCGTATTGACCGCCTGAAGAAACTGGAAGCTTGGGAAGAAGACGGTACCTTCCAAGTTCTGCCTAAGAAAGAAGTTATCCTTCTCCGCAAAGAGAAAGATCGTCTTGAGAAGTTCCTGGGCGGTATTAAGAACATGAAGGGCCTGCCAAGCGCGCTGTTCATCATCGATCCTCGTAAAGAGCGTATCGCTGTTGCAGAAGCCCGCAAGCTGGGTATCCCTATCGTAGCTATCGTTGATACGAACTGCGATCCGGACGAAATTGACTACGTAATTCCAGGTAACGATGACGCTATCCGCGCCGTTAAATTGTTGACTGGTAAGATGGCGGACGCTGTTGTTGAAGCTCACCAGGGCGAAGACACAACTACTGCTTAA